A window from Paucidesulfovibrio gracilis DSM 16080 encodes these proteins:
- a CDS encoding molybdopterin-dependent aldehyde oxidoreductase, translating into MIKRTLNVNGVPRTVVADPNQSLANVLRENLGLTSVKIGCNQGQCGACTVYMDGKLVRSCTRKLKKVDNGAKLLTLEGIGTPDNLHPIQLAWIAYGAAQCGFCSPGFLVSTYALLEKNPSPTREEVRDWFQKHRNACRCTGYKPLVDAVMAAAEVMRGEKSEDDLLFEIPEDGRIWGTKYPRPSAIAKVTGTWDFGADLGIRLPQGSLRCALVQAEVSHAKILNIDTSEAEKMPGVFKVVTYKDVKGKNRITGLITFPANKGDGWDRPILCDEKIFQYGDAIAIVCADTEEHANAAAAKVKVDLEQLPEYMSAPAAMADDAIEIHPGTPNVYYTPKIAKGDDTAPIFNRDDVVIAEGDYYTQRQPHMPIEPDVGFAYQDENGKLFIHSKSIGLHLHLFMIAPGLGVEPENMALVQNPTGGTFGYKFSPTMEALVGAAALATGRPVYLNYSWHQQQTYTGKRSPFFTWLRMAATKDGKILGMETDWTCDHGPYSEFGDLLTLRGAQYIGAGYDIPAIRGNGRTVCTNHCWGAAFRGYGAPEAEFPSEVLMDELAEKLGMDPFDLRYKNVYRKGATTPTGQDPEVYSLPEMLDKLKPKYEEAKKRAAANSTDEIKRGVGISIGVYGSGLDGPDTSEVDAELMPDGTVTIYSCWEDHGQGADMGTLGTAHEALRPLNITPDQINLVMNDTSLAPNAGPAGGSRSQVVTGQATRVACEMLIAAMKKPDGSFRTHKEMVDEKIETRVHGKWTAPANDCDENSQGNPFCCYMYGVFMSEVAVELATGKTTVEKMTTVADIGVVNNYLVVDGQIYGGVAQGIGLALSEDYEDIKKHSTMVGAGFPYIKQIPDDMEIIYVETPRPDGPFGASGVGEMPLTAPHAAVINAIYNACGVRIRQLPAKPEKVLAGLNA; encoded by the coding sequence ATGATCAAACGCACTCTCAATGTCAACGGTGTGCCGCGCACGGTCGTGGCCGATCCGAATCAATCACTGGCCAACGTCCTGCGTGAAAACCTGGGCCTGACCAGCGTCAAGATCGGCTGCAACCAAGGCCAGTGCGGCGCCTGCACCGTCTACATGGACGGCAAATTGGTGCGCTCCTGCACCCGGAAACTCAAAAAGGTGGACAACGGCGCCAAGCTGTTGACCCTGGAAGGCATCGGCACCCCGGACAATCTGCACCCCATCCAGCTGGCCTGGATCGCCTACGGCGCGGCGCAGTGCGGATTCTGCTCCCCGGGCTTCCTGGTTTCCACCTATGCGCTGCTGGAGAAAAATCCCAGCCCCACCCGCGAAGAGGTGCGTGACTGGTTCCAGAAGCACCGCAACGCCTGCCGCTGCACCGGATACAAACCCCTGGTGGACGCCGTCATGGCCGCTGCCGAAGTGATGCGCGGCGAAAAGAGCGAAGACGATCTGCTCTTTGAAATCCCTGAAGACGGCCGCATCTGGGGAACCAAGTATCCCCGTCCCTCGGCCATTGCCAAAGTCACCGGCACCTGGGACTTCGGTGCCGACCTGGGCATTCGCCTGCCGCAAGGCAGCCTGCGCTGCGCCCTGGTCCAGGCCGAGGTCTCCCATGCCAAGATCCTGAACATCGACACCTCCGAGGCCGAAAAAATGCCCGGCGTGTTCAAGGTCGTGACCTACAAGGACGTCAAGGGCAAAAACCGCATCACCGGCCTGATCACCTTCCCGGCCAACAAAGGCGACGGATGGGATCGTCCGATCCTTTGCGACGAAAAGATCTTCCAGTACGGCGATGCCATCGCCATCGTCTGCGCGGACACCGAGGAGCACGCCAACGCCGCTGCCGCCAAGGTCAAGGTGGACCTGGAACAGCTGCCCGAATACATGAGCGCCCCCGCGGCCATGGCCGACGACGCCATTGAAATCCATCCCGGTACACCCAACGTCTACTACACACCGAAGATCGCAAAAGGCGACGACACCGCCCCGATCTTCAACCGTGATGACGTGGTAATCGCCGAAGGCGACTACTACACCCAGCGTCAGCCGCACATGCCCATCGAGCCGGACGTGGGATTCGCCTACCAGGACGAAAACGGCAAGCTCTTCATCCATTCCAAGTCCATTGGTCTGCATCTGCACCTGTTCATGATCGCTCCGGGACTGGGCGTGGAGCCGGAAAACATGGCTCTGGTCCAGAACCCCACGGGCGGCACCTTCGGCTACAAGTTCAGCCCGACCATGGAAGCGCTGGTCGGCGCGGCTGCTCTGGCCACTGGCCGTCCAGTGTACCTCAACTACTCCTGGCACCAGCAGCAGACCTACACCGGAAAACGCTCGCCCTTCTTCACCTGGTTGCGCATGGCCGCCACCAAGGACGGCAAGATCCTGGGCATGGAAACGGACTGGACCTGTGACCACGGTCCTTACTCCGAATTCGGCGACCTGCTGACCCTGCGCGGCGCCCAGTATATTGGCGCGGGATACGACATCCCGGCCATCCGCGGCAACGGGCGCACCGTTTGCACCAACCATTGCTGGGGCGCGGCCTTCCGTGGCTACGGCGCACCGGAAGCCGAATTCCCCTCGGAAGTGCTCATGGATGAGCTGGCCGAGAAACTCGGCATGGATCCCTTTGATCTGCGCTACAAGAACGTCTACCGCAAGGGTGCCACCACTCCCACGGGCCAGGATCCCGAAGTCTATTCCCTGCCGGAAATGCTGGATAAGCTGAAGCCGAAATACGAAGAAGCCAAAAAACGCGCCGCCGCCAATTCCACGGACGAAATCAAACGTGGTGTGGGCATCTCCATCGGTGTGTACGGCTCTGGTCTGGACGGTCCGGACACCTCCGAGGTGGACGCCGAACTCATGCCTGACGGCACCGTGACCATCTACTCCTGCTGGGAAGATCACGGCCAGGGCGCGGACATGGGAACCCTGGGTACAGCTCACGAAGCGCTGCGCCCGTTGAACATTACGCCGGACCAGATCAACCTGGTCATGAACGACACAAGCCTCGCCCCCAATGCGGGACCGGCGGGCGGCAGCCGCTCACAGGTCGTCACCGGCCAGGCCACCCGCGTGGCCTGTGAAATGCTCATCGCGGCCATGAAGAAGCCCGACGGCTCGTTCCGCACGCACAAGGAAATGGTCGACGAAAAAATCGAAACCCGTGTGCACGGCAAATGGACCGCCCCGGCCAATGACTGCGACGAAAACAGCCAGGGCAACCCCTTCTGCTGCTACATGTACGGCGTGTTCATGTCCGAGGTGGCTGTGGAACTGGCCACAGGTAAAACCACCGTGGAAAAAATGACTACCGTGGCCGACATCGGCGTGGTCAACAACTACCTGGTGGTGGACGGCCAGATCTACGGCGGCGTGGCCCAGGGCATCGGCCTGGCTCTGTCCGAAGATTACGAGGACATCAAAAAGCACTCCACCATGGTGGGAGCCGGATTCCCGTACATCAAGCAGATCCCGGACGACATGGAGATCATCTACGTGGAAACGCCGCGTCCCGACGGACCGTTCGGCGCTTCCGGCGTAGGCGAAATGCCGCTCACCGCGCCCCATGCCGCAGTGATTAACGCCATCTACAACGCCTGCGGCGTCCGCATCCGCCAACTGCCCGCCAAGCCTGAAAAGGTGCTGGCCGGCCTGAACGCCTAG
- a CDS encoding pyridine nucleotide-disulfide oxidoreductase/dicluster-binding protein — translation MDQQSLHAWEAKCVQEEAPRCTAACPLHVDARAFSKHMSQGRWNEAWAVLARTMPLPRVLARICDAPCESACLRSERGGAVQIGALEKYCARMVTRMPPQPPLPRKEKTVAVLGAGLAGLSAAWELARKGFTVQLHGRPVQGSLADFTEEILPDAVVQAELERLQKMGVTMLAPHPLEQGTLQALLQHCDAVFLDPEIHSLAETGLDQADPLTLGTDIPGVFSGNLHEMLQPPESPSPARLASLGRRAANSMERFAQGASLTAGREKDGPYESRLHTDISTIPQVPPVSLAPTSDPADQETAIQEEAGRCLQCECLECVKHCAYLEKYGSYPKVYARRIYNNASIVMGTRQANTMINSCMDCGLCETLCPGDFDMGALCLEARRDMVQRGKMPPSAHEFALRDMDFANGDQSALARPAPGGSPTQWLFFPGCQLTASDPALVERVYAWLLQQQPETGLHLACCGAPALWAGQVDRYETSLAELRSSWKQLGSPAVAAACPTCLQTLREALPEADIRSFWEMLTDMDLPSPERDSNTPLAIHDPCGSRQDAALHEDVRTLLERLDIPLVEPKLTKDLTECCGYGGLLCEVDPDLGREVVERRAKSVDHDFVTYCAMCRDRLVRTGKPVSHALDLLFPPPEPNESAPGQRPAPGYSQRRENRARLKERLLQTYWQESSPLRPEHESVTVRLAPGVEERLDQRRILVSDLQKTLLTAQRANNGQGCAFVSESGRLLARHRPVSVTYWVEYEPEPDGGYLVHNAWSHRMRVVDTLKGGDR, via the coding sequence ATGGACCAACAATCATTACATGCCTGGGAAGCCAAGTGTGTGCAGGAAGAAGCGCCGCGGTGTACTGCGGCCTGCCCCCTGCATGTGGATGCCCGCGCCTTTAGCAAGCACATGAGCCAGGGACGCTGGAACGAGGCCTGGGCTGTCCTTGCCCGGACCATGCCTTTGCCGCGTGTGCTGGCGCGTATTTGCGACGCCCCCTGCGAGTCCGCCTGCCTTCGTTCCGAGCGAGGCGGAGCCGTGCAGATCGGTGCGTTGGAAAAATACTGCGCCCGCATGGTCACCCGCATGCCCCCGCAGCCCCCACTGCCACGCAAGGAAAAAACCGTCGCCGTGTTGGGCGCGGGGCTGGCCGGATTAAGCGCGGCCTGGGAGCTGGCACGCAAGGGCTTTACGGTCCAACTGCACGGCCGCCCGGTTCAGGGCAGTCTTGCCGATTTTACAGAAGAAATTTTACCGGATGCCGTGGTGCAGGCGGAACTGGAACGGCTCCAGAAGATGGGAGTGACCATGCTCGCTCCGCACCCTCTGGAGCAAGGAACCCTGCAAGCTTTACTGCAACATTGCGACGCCGTATTTCTTGATCCGGAAATCCATTCCCTGGCCGAAACCGGGCTGGATCAGGCTGATCCACTGACCCTTGGAACAGATATTCCGGGCGTTTTTTCTGGCAATCTCCATGAGATGCTCCAACCGCCCGAATCACCTTCCCCTGCTCGGCTCGCCAGCCTGGGGAGACGGGCCGCCAATTCCATGGAACGTTTTGCCCAAGGCGCTTCCCTTACTGCCGGCCGGGAAAAGGACGGTCCCTATGAAAGCCGCCTGCATACCGACATTTCCACTATTCCCCAGGTTCCTCCGGTATCGCTTGCTCCCACGTCGGATCCCGCAGACCAGGAGACCGCCATACAAGAAGAAGCGGGCCGCTGTCTGCAATGCGAATGTCTGGAATGCGTGAAACATTGCGCCTACCTGGAAAAATACGGTTCCTACCCCAAGGTCTATGCCCGCCGCATCTACAACAACGCTTCCATTGTCATGGGAACGCGTCAGGCCAACACCATGATCAATTCCTGCATGGATTGCGGCCTGTGCGAAACCCTGTGTCCCGGGGATTTCGATATGGGCGCGCTCTGTCTGGAAGCCCGACGAGACATGGTGCAACGCGGGAAAATGCCGCCGTCAGCGCATGAATTCGCCCTGCGGGACATGGACTTCGCCAATGGCGACCAAAGCGCATTGGCCCGCCCGGCTCCGGGAGGCTCTCCCACTCAATGGCTCTTCTTTCCCGGTTGCCAGCTGACGGCCTCGGATCCGGCCCTGGTGGAACGGGTCTATGCCTGGCTGCTGCAACAACAACCCGAAACAGGACTACACCTGGCCTGCTGCGGCGCGCCCGCACTCTGGGCCGGACAGGTGGACCGCTACGAAACATCGCTGGCCGAGTTGCGCTCATCCTGGAAACAACTTGGTTCGCCAGCCGTGGCAGCGGCCTGTCCCACCTGTTTGCAAACCCTGCGGGAAGCGCTACCGGAAGCGGATATCCGCTCCTTTTGGGAGATGCTCACGGATATGGACCTGCCCTCGCCGGAACGCGATTCAAACACCCCGCTGGCCATTCATGACCCCTGCGGCTCACGCCAGGATGCCGCCCTGCACGAGGACGTCCGCACCCTGCTGGAGCGTCTGGACATACCCCTCGTAGAACCGAAGCTGACCAAAGACCTCACGGAATGTTGCGGCTATGGCGGGTTGCTCTGCGAAGTGGACCCAGACCTCGGCCGGGAAGTGGTCGAACGCCGTGCCAAGTCCGTGGACCACGACTTCGTGACCTATTGCGCCATGTGCCGCGACAGGCTGGTGCGGACCGGAAAGCCCGTCTCCCATGCCCTGGATTTACTTTTTCCCCCGCCGGAGCCAAACGAATCTGCGCCGGGTCAACGCCCTGCTCCAGGCTATTCGCAACGACGCGAAAATCGCGCCCGACTCAAGGAACGACTTCTGCAAACCTATTGGCAGGAATCCAGTCCCTTGCGTCCCGAGCATGAATCCGTGACCGTCCGACTTGCCCCTGGTGTGGAGGAACGGCTGGATCAACGACGCATCCTCGTCTCGGACCTGCAAAAAACATTGCTGACCGCGCAACGGGCCAACAATGGCCAAGGCTGCGCTTTTGTGTCCGAATCCGGGAGACTTCTGGCCCGACACCGCCCCGTCAGCGTGACGTACTGGGTCGAATATGAACCGGAACCCGACGGCGGATACCTCGTCCACAATGCCTGGAGCCACCGCATGCGCGTGGTGGACACCCTCAAAGGAGGCGACCGATGA
- a CDS encoding DVU_1557 family redox protein, protein MSTIRVPEADVTGWRCRTCDQPLEPAPVSLEYLGSSFNVELPACPCCGMVLIPEALATGKMAEVERLLEDK, encoded by the coding sequence ATGAGTACCATTCGTGTTCCCGAAGCCGATGTCACGGGGTGGCGTTGCCGAACCTGCGACCAACCATTGGAACCGGCTCCGGTCAGCTTGGAATATTTGGGCAGCAGCTTTAATGTGGAGTTGCCCGCCTGCCCCTGTTGCGGCATGGTTCTCATCCCCGAAGCCCTGGCCACGGGAAAAATGGCCGAGGTGGAACGACTTCTGGAGGACAAGTGA
- the trsM gene encoding DVU_1556 family methyltransferase — translation MRRVAGDTLRPGGLELTTRLAETMHLCPGMRVLDVGCGLGSTVRFLRRRFGVCALGLDLAPGTEHPSLPLMQGNADALPLPPDSMDAVFCECVLSLQHDPGKVLRELHRVLRPGGMLGLSDLYRIAEGRTKAACPTIPGNRSPETETSCTKTSFTQADLLEHLRLAGLYAIRFEDHSPLLRDLAAKLTWAGISPDACRAGAGYCLVSAHKPKPQRS, via the coding sequence TTGCGGAGAGTTGCAGGAGACACGCTGCGCCCTGGCGGTCTGGAACTGACCACCCGACTCGCCGAAACAATGCATCTATGCCCGGGCATGCGAGTGCTGGACGTGGGATGCGGGTTGGGAAGCACTGTACGTTTCCTCAGACGGCGCTTCGGCGTATGCGCCCTGGGGCTGGATCTCGCCCCTGGCACGGAGCATCCATCGCTTCCACTGATGCAGGGCAACGCCGACGCCCTGCCTTTGCCGCCCGACTCCATGGATGCGGTCTTCTGCGAATGCGTGCTCTCCCTTCAACACGACCCCGGCAAGGTACTGCGGGAGCTGCATCGAGTGCTGCGCCCCGGAGGGATGCTTGGTCTTTCGGATCTCTATCGCATTGCAGAAGGCCGGACCAAGGCTGCCTGTCCAACTATTCCCGGAAACCGTTCCCCCGAAACGGAAACGTCCTGCACAAAAACCTCTTTCACCCAAGCCGATCTCTTGGAACATCTTCGCCTTGCTGGATTATACGCTATCCGATTTGAGGACCATTCCCCGCTGCTACGGGACTTGGCCGCCAAGCTCACCTGGGCTGGCATTTCCCCGGACGCCTGCCGTGCCGGTGCGGGATATTGTCTGGTTTCGGCGCACAAGCCAAAACCACAACGCTCCTAG
- a CDS encoding DVU_1555 family C-GCAxxG-C-C protein — protein MNDMDLTLMRLSGAGYCCSQIMLLLGLEETGRSNTDLVRAMAGLCNGLGDCSGPCGVLTGGLCLLAFYAGKGLDHEQEDERLPLLLSELREWFGKTACSEFGGTTCKAILGGECGRPDPQRCGGLLAKTHARVRELLVENGLDPSQGRELPDAF, from the coding sequence ATGAACGACATGGACCTGACCTTGATGCGCCTTTCGGGTGCCGGGTATTGTTGCAGTCAGATCATGCTCTTGCTCGGCCTGGAAGAAACCGGCCGCTCCAATACAGACTTGGTCCGTGCCATGGCCGGACTTTGTAACGGACTGGGGGATTGTTCCGGTCCTTGCGGCGTTCTTACGGGGGGATTGTGTTTGCTTGCCTTTTACGCGGGCAAAGGACTGGATCACGAGCAGGAAGATGAGCGCCTGCCGTTGCTGCTTTCCGAATTGCGCGAATGGTTCGGTAAAACCGCCTGCAGCGAATTTGGCGGCACCACCTGCAAGGCCATTCTCGGCGGCGAATGCGGCAGGCCCGATCCCCAACGTTGCGGCGGCCTGCTTGCCAAAACCCATGCCCGGGTGCGGGAACTCCTGGTGGAAAACGGCCTGGACCCAAGCCAGGGCAGGGAGCTACCCGATGCCTTCTGA
- the trsS gene encoding radical SAM (seleno)protein TrsS has translation MPSESRFLRGTQSVCPVCLRTIPASIEEEGNNAYLAKRCPKHGLFRCIIWRGNPGQELSRWSRPKIPSRPRIPATAIERGCPYDCGLCPDHRQHTCTALLEITWRCNLACPVCFASAGVPKRPDLTKPEVEHMLREVMRLSGPCNIQFSGGEPSIHPDLPFFISLAKQIGFPFVQLNTNGLRAAREKSFAPAMARAGLDSVFLQFDSHRPEPYEQLRGASLLEEKLLAVERFIAAGIGVVLVPTVIPGVNDQDLGGLLELAASRSPGVRGIHFQPVSYFGRFPASPADQARITLPEVMRGLEEQTNGLIHARDFLPPACEHARCSFHANYLVNEDQSLTLLSEQRACCSGKVEPIPAKTGADQSKAFVSRQWSAPTHHTGTAPSEDDAAPKQSPQPAARLPMAPHGTEKARPTVPMDDLDRFLARAATHRLAVSAMAFQDAWSLDLDRLRGCCIHVVTTDGRLIPFCAYNLTAVDGRPLYRNTHGHAVLA, from the coding sequence ATGCCTTCTGAGTCGCGCTTCCTCCGGGGGACGCAGAGCGTCTGTCCGGTATGCTTACGCACAATCCCCGCAAGCATCGAAGAAGAGGGGAACAACGCCTACCTCGCCAAGCGCTGTCCGAAACACGGGCTGTTCCGCTGCATAATCTGGCGGGGCAATCCCGGCCAGGAGCTTTCCCGCTGGAGCCGACCCAAAATTCCCTCGCGGCCGCGCATCCCCGCGACAGCCATTGAACGGGGATGCCCCTACGACTGCGGACTTTGCCCGGACCACCGCCAACACACCTGCACCGCGCTTTTGGAAATCACCTGGCGCTGTAATCTCGCCTGTCCGGTCTGCTTTGCGTCGGCAGGCGTTCCGAAACGCCCGGATCTGACCAAACCCGAAGTGGAACACATGTTGCGCGAGGTCATGCGCCTGTCCGGACCCTGCAATATCCAATTCTCCGGAGGAGAGCCGTCCATTCACCCGGACTTGCCCTTTTTCATATCCCTGGCCAAGCAGATCGGATTTCCCTTCGTGCAACTGAACACCAACGGATTGCGCGCCGCCCGGGAAAAAAGCTTCGCACCGGCCATGGCCCGGGCCGGGCTGGACTCCGTGTTCCTGCAGTTCGACTCCCACCGACCGGAGCCATATGAACAGTTGCGGGGAGCCTCCCTGCTTGAGGAAAAACTCCTGGCCGTGGAACGGTTCATTGCCGCCGGCATCGGTGTGGTGCTCGTGCCCACGGTGATTCCCGGCGTCAATGATCAAGACCTGGGCGGGCTGCTGGAATTGGCGGCCTCACGTTCACCCGGGGTCCGCGGCATTCATTTCCAACCCGTCAGCTATTTTGGACGTTTCCCTGCTTCCCCGGCGGATCAGGCTCGCATCACGCTCCCTGAAGTGATGCGGGGATTGGAAGAACAGACCAACGGCCTGATTCACGCCCGCGATTTTTTACCACCTGCATGCGAGCACGCCCGATGCTCGTTCCACGCCAATTATCTGGTCAATGAAGATCAAAGTCTGACCTTACTTTCGGAACAACGCGCCTGCTGTTCCGGCAAGGTGGAACCCATCCCGGCGAAAACCGGAGCGGATCAGTCCAAAGCCTTTGTCAGCCGCCAATGGTCTGCACCCACCCATCACACGGGCACAGCACCCTCCGAGGACGATGCAGCACCAAAGCAGTCCCCGCAGCCCGCTGCGCGGCTGCCCATGGCTCCCCATGGGACGGAGAAAGCCAGGCCAACGGTTCCCATGGACGACCTGGACCGTTTTCTGGCCAGAGCCGCCACGCACCGGCTCGCTGTTTCGGCCATGGCCTTTCAAGATGCCTGGTCCCTGGACCTGGACCGACTGCGTGGCTGCTGCATTCATGTGGTTACAACCGATGGAAGGCTGATCCCGTTTTGTGCCTACAACCTCACGGCCGTGGATGGGCGGCCGCTCTACCGGAACACCCATGGTCACGCGGTCCTGGCTTGA